One part of the Betaproteobacteria bacterium genome encodes these proteins:
- a CDS encoding haloacid dehalogenase type II has protein sequence MNPTRIKALTFDTGGTILDWHTGVRTALLNLGTKYGLRKDWAAIANEFRRRSLKGILNHGEHGPATKNLDDVHRATVDQLAAEMGLGMFTEEDRRTIWWDTIHNLECWPDFPAVLPKLREKFYCVSFTLLSFRIIMDTAKRNGLSWDAVMSCEGIGKYKLLPEAYLTCAKFLQFDQGQCLMVACHNFDLDAARACGYKTAFVYRPDEWGAQGPPDPEPKPYFDIVAADFPDLARQLGVRV, from the coding sequence ATGAACCCCACCAGAATCAAAGCGCTGACCTTCGATACCGGCGGCACCATTCTGGATTGGCATACCGGCGTTCGCACCGCCTTGCTGAATTTGGGCACGAAGTACGGATTGCGGAAAGATTGGGCTGCGATCGCCAACGAGTTCCGCCGGCGCTCGCTCAAGGGCATTTTGAATCACGGTGAGCACGGGCCTGCCACGAAAAATTTAGACGACGTGCATCGCGCCACGGTGGACCAACTCGCGGCGGAAATGGGTCTCGGGATGTTCACCGAGGAGGACCGCCGGACCATCTGGTGGGACACCATCCACAACCTCGAATGCTGGCCGGATTTTCCAGCGGTGCTACCGAAATTGCGGGAGAAGTTCTATTGCGTGTCCTTCACATTGCTAAGTTTTCGCATCATCATGGATACGGCCAAGCGCAACGGATTGTCATGGGATGCCGTGATGTCCTGCGAGGGCATAGGCAAGTACAAACTATTACCCGAGGCCTACCTCACCTGCGCGAAGTTCCTACAGTTCGATCAGGGCCAATGCTTGATGGTGGCCTGCCATAACTTCGACCTCGATGCCGCGCGCGCGTGCGGCTACAAAACCGCCTTCGTGTACCGGCCTGACGAGTGGGGCGCGCAAGGCCCGCCCGATCCTGAACCCAAGCCCTACTTCGACATCGTCGCGGCGGATTTT
- a CDS encoding NIPSNAP family protein, whose amino-acid sequence MLLDVRTYTCRPGTIKKHLALYERLGKGPQTRHLGQPFAYLVTETGNVNQYIHIWAYEDAADRARRRAAMMADAEWQTFMEESAKLGALEAQENRLMTPVSFFPLKR is encoded by the coding sequence ATGTTGCTAGACGTACGTACCTACACCTGCCGTCCCGGAACCATCAAGAAACACCTGGCTCTCTACGAGCGTTTGGGAAAGGGTCCGCAAACCCGCCATCTTGGCCAGCCCTTCGCCTACCTCGTCACCGAGACCGGTAACGTCAACCAGTACATTCACATCTGGGCCTATGAAGATGCCGCCGACCGCGCGCGCCGGCGTGCCGCCATGATGGCCGATGCGGAGTGGCAAACCTTCATGGAAGAAAGCGCGAAGCTGGGCGCGCTGGAAGCCCAAGAGAACCGCTTGATGACGCCCGTATCGTTTTTCCCGCTCAAGCGATAA